Proteins encoded by one window of Candidatus Zixiibacteriota bacterium:
- a CDS encoding HDIG domain-containing protein encodes MTDRSDIGLTREEAFRLVLEKIGHTNLLKHILAVEAGMRRLAERLGEDVGLWGLTGLLHDLDYNETVGDAGAHTFVTESWLQPYHLPAAMLYAIRAHPGHVPCRSRLDWALFATDPATGFIVACVLMHPAKRLDVIDADFMLRRFKEKRFAAGASRDNMAACTSLGLELEEFLLLVHAGMMTIRSDLQL; translated from the coding sequence ATGACCGACCGGAGCGACATCGGCCTCACCCGCGAGGAAGCCTTCCGGCTCGTCCTGGAGAAGATCGGGCACACCAATCTCCTCAAACACATTCTCGCCGTGGAGGCGGGGATGCGCCGGCTGGCGGAGCGGCTGGGCGAGGATGTCGGGTTGTGGGGCCTGACCGGGTTGCTCCACGATCTCGATTATAACGAGACGGTCGGCGACGCCGGGGCGCACACCTTCGTCACGGAGAGCTGGCTGCAGCCCTATCACCTGCCGGCCGCGATGCTCTATGCGATCCGCGCCCACCCCGGCCACGTGCCATGCCGCAGCCGGCTCGACTGGGCGCTCTTCGCCACCGACCCGGCGACCGGGTTCATCGTCGCCTGCGTGCTCATGCATCCAGCCAAGCGGCTCGACGTGATCGACGCCGACTTCATGCTGCGGCGCTTCAAGGAAAAGCGCTTCGCCGCCGGCGCCTCGCGCGACAACATGGCGGCCTGCACCAGCCTCGGACTCGAACTCGAGGAGTTCCTCCTCCTGGTGCACGCCGGAATGATGACAATCCGGAGCGACCTCCAGCTATAG